The genomic DNA GCTCACCCCTGGAAAAATTAGCCTGGCCAGTCTGTCTTCTCTTTAGTCCCTCCACACATAAGAAGGTGGAGAGGGAGCGCTGAGCAGGAGGCCAGAATAGGAGCAAAAGGAGATTGGGCGATGGATCCCAGGGTTGGTGAGCTAGGATGTAAATGGAAGAGTATACTAGATAGCTTTTACacttaccatttaaaaataaacctaaatcaaaaataaaaataaaaagcaccacATCACTGTTTTTTCCTAAGATCCAAAGGGTGAACTGTGATATGACTTTAAGGGTAAGAGTTAAGAATTCTGACCAAAATTAGGGCCCCAGTTCCTGGCATTTCATCATTAGTATCTTATTTCTTTGGGGTTAAagactattctttttcaaaagttccttattttttccagctttattgagatataattgacataaaacagtGTTTAAGTTTAACGTGTACAtgtgatttgatacacttatacaTTGTAAAATGTTTACCTCAGTAGGGTTAGTTATCACCTCCATTACCTCatgtaattaccatttcttttttgtgatgagaacatttaagatctactctcttagcaactttcaatcatataatacagtattgttaactatagtcaccatgctatactttagatccccaggacttattcatgttataagtggaagtttgtacactttgaccaacatctccccattcccaccccgcCAGCCACttacaaccaccattctactttgtttctgtgagtttgagtTTTATAGAtgctacatataaatgatatcatacagtatttgtctttctctgtctgacttatttcacttaatgccatcaaggtccatccatattgttgcaaatggcaggatttccttctttctcatggctcaataatattcccttgtgtatatatgcctcattttctttatccatttatctgtagaCTGACGTTAAGGTGGTTTCtgtatcttggttattgtgaataacatGGCAACGAACATGGGAGTGCAGTATCTCTTTGAAGacttgatttcatttcttttggatatgtacccagaagtgagattactggatcatatggtagttctatttttaattttttgaggaagcttcacactgttctccatagtggctgcaccaatttacatttccaccaatagtgcaccagggtttccctttctccacatccttgccaaaatttatctcttgtcttttttataatagccattctaacaggtgtgaggtaacatctcattgtggttttgatttgcatttccctgatgactagtgatacTGAACATCCTTTcacgtacctgttggccatttgtgtatcttctttggaaatgtGTCTACTCagttcctctgctcattttttaatcagattttttgtgtgtttgtttttgctattgagtatTACGAGTTCCTtctatgttttggatattaactccttaccagatatatgatttgcaaatattttcttacattccataggctgccttttcatttttttaattatttcttttgctgtgcagaagatttttagtttgatgtagtcccacttgtttactttggcttttgttgcttgtgctttcagTGTCATAGCCCCCAAAATCATTGCCAGAACCACTGTCAAGGGgcttttcctctatgttttcttctagaagttttatagctttagatcttatgtttaattctttaaatccatttcaagttaacattttgtgagtggtgtgagatagggtccattttattcttctgcatgtgattatccagttttccctataccaattattgaagagattatcctttcgCCATTGAGTATTATTGACTCCCTTGTCAATATTAGTTGGCTGTATAAGCAAGGGgttatttctgggttcttgattctgttccattggtctttgtgtctatttttatgccagtaccacactgttttgattaccatacaTTTGTAAtaacatagtttgaaatcaagaagcGTGATGCCTCTCGCTTTGTTCTTTTCAGAATTACTTTGGTTCTTCAGGGGtttttgtagttccatacaaattttagtattttttctctatttcagtgGAAAATGCCAtcggaattttgataggaattgcattgaatctatagatggctttcagtagtatggacattttaacaatatcaattcttctAATACATGAACATTAgatgtatttccttttatttgtgtcctcttcaatttcttcaaaTTGAACAATCTCAtgcaaaatgattcagtatttttgcagattatattatattataaattgtTACAAGTTAATAGCTAAAAATTCCCTGTGTTCtacaatgtatccttgttgcttatctattttattcatagtagtttgtatctgttaatcccttacccctaGTTTgttcctctcccctttggtaaccactagtttgttctccatatctgtgactctgtttctgttttgcatatacattattttttaggttccacatataagtgttattaTACAgtatctgtctgacttatttcactaagcatgatattctctaggttcatccgcattgctgcaaatggcagaatttcattcttttttatggctgagtaatattccattgtatatatatactgcatcttctttatatattcatctgttgatgggcacataGTAATCTCTAATGGTTTTTCtaatttctgtgatatcagttgtaatatttccttttcatttctgattttatttgtttgagtcttctctctttaaaTTTAGTCAGTTTTTGTTGTCTTCAAataaaaaaacagctcttagtttcattgatcttttctatttttttttcttttggtctctatttcatttatttctgctctgatctttatttcctttcttctactaaatttgggcttagttaattcttctttttctagttttttgaggtgtaaagttaggttatttatttgagatctttcttttttcttaatgtaagtACCTATTGCTAAAGCTTCCCTCTTATAAGTGCTTTTGCAGCATcctataagttttggtatgtaatgtttccatttttgtttgttttcaagatatttttaaatgttccttttgatttcctccttgacccattggttgttcagaagtgtgttgtttaatttccacgtttgtgtgaattttccagttttccttctgttattgattcctagtTTCAtacctttgtggtcagaaaagttacttgGTATGACTTCAGCCTTCTTAAATTGGCTAAGAATTGTTTTGTgatgtgatctttcctggagaatattccatgtggaacttgagaagaatatatattctgctgctgttgaatggaatgttctatatacgTCTGTTAGGCCCATTTGCTCTAAAGTATAATTCAAGTCcagcatttccttcttttatgtctggatgatctatctattattgaaagtggggttattgaagtcccctactattattgtactgttgtctatttctccattCAGATCAGTTAGTGTTTGCTTAATATATTGGATTAGCCAAAaatttcgtttgggtttttccataagatgttatggaaaaagcTCATCCCAGACTGCCCTCAGCCCACACGCCAGCCAGCTCCATTATGGTGACCCACAGCCCCAGCACTGTGGACTGAATTGCTGGCTCAAGATGTGATGAAGGAGATGGGAGGCCATCACATCATGGGCCTCTGTGTGCTCAAGTGGGGCTATAAATTCTTTGCTGACCTGCTGGATTACATCAAAGCACCAAACAGAAATAGTGATAAATCTATTCCTATGACTGTAGATTTTATCAGACTGAAAATCTACTGTAATAACCAGTCAACAGGTGACATAAAAGTAATTGGTGGAGATAATCTCTCAACTTTAACTGGAAAGAACTTCTTGATTGTTGAAGATATAATTGACACTGACAAAACAATGCAAACCTTGCTTTCCTTGGTCAAGCAGCATAATCCAAAGATGGTCAAGGTTGCAAGCTTGCTGGTGAAAAGGACCCCTCGAAGTGTCGGTTATAGACCAGACTTTGTTGGATTTGAAATTCCAGACAAGTTTGTTATAGGATATGCCCTTGACTATAATGAATACTTCAGGGATTTGAATCATGCTTGTGTCATTAGTGAAACTAGAAAGGCAAAATACAAAGCCTAAGATGAGAGTTCAAGTTGAGTTTGGAAACATCTGGAGTCCCATTGAAGTCACCAGTAAAATTATCaaatgttctagttctgtggccAGCTGCTTAGTAGAGCTTATTGCATGTATCTTCTAAGAATTGTatctgttttgtattttagaaaggtCAGTTGCTGCATTCCTGAACTCTTTATTTGCACTGTGAGTCTATAGACTATCAGTTCCCTTTGGGTGGATTGCTGTTTGACTTGTGAATGAAAAATCTCTTAAACCACACCACTATTGAATGAAAATATTGAAATTGTATCtgtaagaaacatttaaagagatgaatatattagttttttaactgggattttaatttttatataatcagGAAAGAACAGAAGTGATTGAATACTGTTAATTATACCACTGTGTGTTTAGAAAAGAAGCAGTTTCATAACAGTGACAGCATTTAGAGGTCATATGTAGTATAAACCGTATGTCCTGGAATTATTTTAGTAGGCTTCAGTAGTATTAACTGTATGTTCCCGTTTGTTCAGATTATTTCTGGTGAATCTTTGTTAACAGTTCCTTTTAAATACAGATCAATAAGTTCCAAAAATCTACCACTTTTTGAATTCTTCAATGtaaaaaacccttaaaaataaaggctgtctctttaaaagaaaaaaaaagttacagaaaaacccgaaagaactttttggccaacccaatatttaggtgctctgaggTTGAGTGCATATCTATTTATGACTGTTAggtcctcttgatgaattgacccctttgtAATTATAgagtgaccttctttgtctcttgctatagtttttttcttaaagtctattttgtctgatataaatatagccATCCCTGTTCTCctctggtttccatttgcatggaatatctttctccaatcccttcactttgagtctATATGTGTCCTTATAGCTGAAGTGAGTCCTCTATAGGGAGCATATTGttggttcttgtttttttttatccattcagctactctatgtcttttgagtGAAGAATTTAgcccatttacatttagagtaattattgataggtaaggactcACTAATGCCATCTTATTaattgttttctagttgttttctatttttcttattcagGGGTCCCTTATAAAAGTGCCAATAGTCTTGAAAGTTAATCAACTTTTTACAATGGATTTAATAGAATGTCAGAGCTGAAAGGACCTTTCCTAGGTGTATTGACTTATTCTTTTTCTGTGTCTCCCATAAAAATAGTTCTTTAtgatcatataaaaataaatgttcattttttaaagtttagcaaCATAAACACATAAAGAAGGAATTAGAGTCATctgaatttattcaacaaacctGAGATATTCACCATCAACATCTTGGTAACTATCTAATAAAAATTATAGTAGTAGTCCTGGTACTATAATTTGCCAACTGGGTGATTTTGGTAGGTTGTtctctaagcctgtttcctcacctataatatAGGGTTAATACCCCCTGGGTAGCAAACCTTGTCAGTGTGTCTGTGCTTTGCCCAGATCCCCTCAAATACCTTTTACTATTTTTGTGTGCCCATCTTCCCAGCATCTATGTATTTTGCTTTTAAAGGCCAGCACTTGTGAATGTTTTTAAGAAGACTGTCCCTGGGAGACTGGAGCCACTTTTCCTAAAAGTGCAGACAAATCAGAAAATCCTGTGAAATTTAAATCTCACCAGGGCAGCCGTTAACCAATGGCTGATGCAGAAATATAAAAGCTCAGCTCTGATGTATAATTTACATGTCAGAGCCTCCCTGAAGGATAAAACTAAAGTTGGGACTTAGCCCAAAATTGCacctttttttgcttcttctCATTCTGTATCCTACTTGCCCCACTCCAGTTCTTCCAGGAGTAATTACTTAATAAACCATGTGCACATGAAACTATCTTAGTGTCTGCTTGTGGCGATCCAGCTTAAGACACTCAGGTTGCTTACTTCACAAGTTGTTGTCAAGATAACTCAAGAAAGTGAAAGTGACAACTTTTGCTAGGTAAAGGGCCCTCCCATGACCATCTTTCTACTTTCCTTTTCAAGAATGAGCTCTACATAGGACTGACACTCAGGATCCATGCAGAACCACCTCTCTAGAAATGAGTCTTTGCCCCTGTTTAGAGTTGAAGAAACTGCCACTCTTTCTAGTCCAATCTTTCTTTCCAGGTATGTTAATCCCAAGAATACTAATAATTATAACTACTATATGTAGAGTTATTACCATATTCAAAAAGTTTGAATATGTTATCACATTTTATCCTCAAAACAGCCCCCTGAAGCAGGAATTCTTACTATcatccccatattacagatgaggaaatggaggtccaGAAAAAATAAGTATCAACAAATGCCAGTGCTGGAATTTTAACTCAGGTCACATATTCATGACTTCAGTGTCCAACTCTTGACCACTACACATATTGCCTCCCACTTTTTGCCTACCTCTCACTCAGGGAACTCAGGAATCCTGGTTTGCCTCCCCATACAAGCATCAGGATTTCACCACTTAAAACATGCCTCCATTATGTCCTAACATTCATTCACCCCTGAGCGAGTCCCTGAATTTCTGTAGTATACATCTTTGATCTTCGCTTTGGGAAGATCTATATAAAACAGTTTATCTTGACAGGATTGTTCTGAGACTTCTGGGAAAATGAGCTTTTGTCGAGTGTTCATTATGAGCTAGACACTTTGTTAATCAATTAGCTAATCAGctcatttaatttccacataaACCTATGATGTGGGCACTATTTTtatcagaaaaggaaggaagatcaTTTTGTAGGCGAAAAAATTGAGGATCAAAGAGGTCTTACCCAAAGATCACCTTAGCAGTAGCTGGCAAACCTGGAACTTGGGACCTATTGACTCCGAAGTTTGAATTTGTTCCTTTTCCATCAGGCTGCCTGTTAACTTTATTTGTCCAAATCTCAAATTTGACTTGTTGGCTACAGAGCCAAATGTGTTGTGTCTGTTCTTAGTGATGCACTGTTACTGAAGAGGGTGTTTGGTGAATGTTCTTGTTTAACCAGGTGCTCAGTCTGATTTTTGCAAGCTCTGTCATATGCCCAGTTTGGGGGAAGGTGAGAAAGAAGGGATGAGGCCAAAGGCACTCCGTCTGGTACCTTTTTTGCTCTCGGCATAGCCAGTCCCGCATTACACACCTAACTGGTCTAAGAGAATAGCAAGAGGGGTAAGAAGATGGGTGGGTGAGAAGGGAGGACATAAGTCTTCTCCCACGTGTGAGCTCAGCTTCCTGCAGGGTTTTAGATTTTCTAAAACCCTAAGATTTCAACTAACTTAGATTTTCAACTAAGATTTTCTTgggtgcctattatgtgccaggcttcTTCATATGCTATTCCtccatcattcattcaaaaacctCTGTGAGCCCTGTTAATGTAAGgcattatttattttagacattggagatatagcagtgaacataACAGGCAAAATACCTGCTGCTCTAGAGCTTCCATTCAAGTGGAAACCAAAGAGAAACTTGCTTTTCTTCCCCCGGCTCCAGCTGCAGCTCCACCCCGggcatatttgcttttatttattcaatacatCAGGGTTCCAAGTGagaattcatttgaaaaaaaaggaCCCTGCTGcctagaagaaaatgaagtttgaGAAAGACCATGCTAAACGAATCAGATAATTAGATCTAAAGTAGATCTGTAATTTAAACACAGTcctttgggttaaaaaaaaaaaagaaacttttgttGGAAACTAAATAGATGCTTTTTTCAGAGAACATCATTCTCAGTATAAATC from Balaenoptera acutorostrata chromosome X, mBalAcu1.1, whole genome shotgun sequence includes the following:
- the LOC102999243 gene encoding hypoxanthine-guanine phosphoribosyltransferase-like; the protein is MDPRVAPALWTELLAQDVMKEMGGHHIMGLCVLKWGYKFFADLLDYIKAPNRNSDKSIPMTVDFIRLKIYCNNQSTGDIKVIGGDNLSTLTGKNFLIVEDIIDTDKTMQTLLSLVKQHNPKMVKVASLLVKRTPRSVGYRPDFVGFEIPDKFVIGYALDYNEYFRDLNHACVISETRKAKYKA